Proteins co-encoded in one Pseudorhizobium banfieldiae genomic window:
- the ntrC gene encoding nitrogen regulation protein NR(I), protein MTATILVADDDAAIRTVLNQALTRAGYDVRITSNAATLWRWVSAGEGDLVVTDVVMPDENAFDLLPRIKKARPDLPVLVMSAQNTFMTAIKASEKGAYDYLPKPFDLTELIAIIGRALAEPKKKPARLEDDTQDGMPLVGRSAAMQEIYRVLARLMQTDLTLMITGESGTGKELVARALHDYGKRRNGPFVAINMAAIPRDLIESELFGHEKGAFTGAQARSTGRFEQAEGGTLFLDEIGDMPMDAQTRLLRVLQQGEYTTVGGRTPIRTDVRIVAATNKDLKQLINQGLFREDLYYRLNVVPLRLPPLRDRAEDIPDLVRHFMQMGEKEGLDVKRFDSEALDAMKAYAWPGNVRELENLMRRLMALYPQDVITREIIDAELRSDTPDSPMEKLGPRGEALSISQAVEENMRSYFASFGDSLPPPGLYERVLREMEYPLILAALTATRGNQIKAADLLGLNRNTLRKKIRELGVSVYRSARSA, encoded by the coding sequence ATGACTGCCACCATCCTTGTCGCCGATGACGACGCGGCCATCCGCACCGTACTCAACCAGGCGCTGACGCGTGCGGGCTACGACGTCCGCATCACCTCCAATGCCGCGACCCTCTGGCGCTGGGTCTCGGCGGGCGAGGGGGATCTCGTGGTGACGGACGTGGTCATGCCGGACGAGAATGCTTTCGACCTGCTGCCGCGCATCAAGAAGGCGCGTCCCGACCTGCCGGTGCTGGTCATGAGCGCCCAGAACACCTTCATGACGGCCATCAAGGCGTCGGAGAAGGGGGCATACGACTATCTGCCCAAGCCCTTCGACCTCACCGAACTGATCGCCATCATCGGCCGCGCATTGGCCGAGCCGAAGAAGAAGCCTGCCCGTCTGGAGGATGACACGCAGGATGGCATGCCGCTGGTCGGACGTTCCGCCGCCATGCAGGAGATCTACCGGGTCCTTGCCCGCCTCATGCAGACGGATCTGACGCTGATGATCACCGGCGAATCAGGCACCGGCAAGGAACTCGTCGCCCGGGCTCTGCATGACTACGGCAAGCGCCGCAACGGCCCCTTCGTGGCGATCAACATGGCCGCCATCCCGCGTGACCTGATCGAGTCCGAACTCTTCGGTCATGAGAAGGGCGCCTTCACCGGCGCGCAGGCGCGCTCGACCGGTCGCTTCGAGCAGGCCGAGGGCGGCACGCTCTTCCTCGACGAAATCGGTGACATGCCGATGGACGCGCAGACGCGTCTCCTGCGCGTCCTGCAGCAGGGCGAGTACACGACCGTCGGCGGCCGCACCCCGATCCGCACCGATGTCCGCATCGTCGCCGCCACCAACAAAGACCTGAAGCAACTCATCAATCAGGGCCTCTTCCGCGAAGATCTGTATTACCGCCTGAACGTCGTCCCGCTGCGCCTGCCGCCCTTGCGTGACCGGGCGGAGGACATTCCCGACCTGGTTCGCCACTTCATGCAGATGGGCGAAAAGGAAGGGCTGGACGTCAAGCGCTTCGATAGCGAGGCGCTCGATGCGATGAAGGCCTATGCCTGGCCCGGCAACGTTCGCGAACTTGAAAACCTGATGCGCCGGCTGATGGCGCTCTACCCGCAGGACGTCATCACCCGCGAGATCATCGACGCCGAATTGCGCTCGGACACGCCCGACAGCCCGATGGAAAAGCTCGGACCGCGCGGCGAGGCGCTGTCGATCTCTCAGGCTGTGGAGGAGAACATGCGCTCCTATTTCGCCAGCTTCGGTGACAGCCTGCCGCCGCCTGGCCTCTACGAGCGCGTACTGCGGGAGATGGAATACCCGCTGATCCTCGCGGCTTTGACCGCCACCCGCGGCAACCAGATAAAGGCAGCCGATCTGCTCGGGCTCAACCGGAACACCTTGCGCAAGAAGATCAGGGAGCTTGGCGTCTCCGTCTATCGCAGCGCGCGCAGTGCATGA
- a CDS encoding sensor histidine kinase NtrY-like, with amino-acid sequence MVEGVFSPAEEAGSDLDAQDRRASFALPGLLLAGGALLCAILTLFVLLGLTPIAPTTPVVIASAVLNGIFVVGLLYLIGRELSRLLRARNRGRAAARLHIRVVALFSIVAITPAVLVALFASITLSAGLDRWFSIRTQSIVRSSTEVAQAYMMENASYLQGQTVSMANDLERNRATFYLDRTGFVDLMTRQARGRGLLGAFLVREDGAAIAQADISTERPLPAIPKDALEKAAAGQPTLIPPGVTNLVGAIIKLDAFPGTFLYTIRAVDPKVMAAMRLMEDNTAEYQAMEAGRASLQFAFAIVYLGFALIVLLAAIWTAIAVADRIVRPIRLLISAADSVATGDLNVVVPVRAADGDVGSLSRTFNKMISEIRSQRDEILEAKDEVDDRRRFIEAVLSGVTAAVIGVEDDRRITIVNPSAEAFLGLSAERLIGRNLSEVVPEIDSVLSEAASRARNDFRKQVNLMRGGKERTLSVQVTREEQSTSRDSYVITLDDITDLVIAQRSTAWADVARRIAHEIKNPLTPIQLSAERLKRRYGKQIADDDRAVFDQCTDTIVRQVGDIGRMVDEFSSFARMPKPAKEQTDLRDILRDAVFLREMGTTHVEFLRELGDEPLVGMFDARMLGQAFGNLVKNAVEAIEAVPGDQEREGRKVWVRANYEPARDTFVVDIIDNGSGLPAENRHQILEPYMTMREKGTGLGLAIVKKIIEEHGGQIELHDAPPEFDHGRGAMIRVLLPHMVAGGTGTETDRELAYGV; translated from the coding sequence ATGGTCGAGGGCGTCTTTTCGCCCGCGGAAGAAGCCGGATCGGATCTTGATGCCCAGGACCGTCGCGCATCCTTCGCATTGCCGGGCCTCCTGCTTGCCGGCGGGGCGCTTCTCTGCGCTATCCTGACGCTCTTCGTCCTGCTCGGCCTTACGCCGATCGCCCCCACCACGCCGGTGGTCATCGCCTCCGCCGTTCTCAACGGCATCTTCGTTGTCGGCCTTCTCTATCTCATTGGTCGGGAGCTCAGCCGGCTCCTGAGAGCGCGCAACCGGGGACGGGCGGCCGCCCGTCTTCACATCCGTGTCGTTGCGCTTTTCTCGATCGTGGCGATCACGCCTGCGGTGCTTGTGGCACTGTTCGCGAGCATCACGCTGAGCGCGGGCCTCGACCGCTGGTTCTCCATCCGCACGCAATCTATTGTCCGGTCCTCCACCGAGGTGGCGCAGGCCTACATGATGGAGAATGCGAGCTACCTGCAGGGTCAGACGGTTTCGATGGCCAATGACCTCGAGCGCAATCGCGCCACCTTCTATCTGGACCGCACCGGCTTCGTCGACCTGATGACCCGCCAGGCACGCGGCAGGGGGCTCCTGGGCGCCTTCCTCGTTCGGGAGGACGGGGCGGCGATCGCCCAGGCCGACATCTCGACGGAGCGCCCGCTCCCGGCCATACCCAAGGATGCTTTGGAAAAGGCGGCCGCAGGGCAGCCGACGCTGATCCCGCCGGGCGTCACCAATCTCGTCGGCGCCATCATCAAGCTGGATGCGTTTCCGGGGACATTCCTCTACACCATTCGCGCCGTTGATCCGAAGGTCATGGCCGCGATGCGCCTGATGGAGGACAATACGGCCGAATACCAGGCCATGGAGGCCGGCCGGGCATCGCTGCAGTTCGCGTTTGCGATCGTCTATCTCGGATTCGCATTGATCGTCCTCCTGGCGGCCATATGGACAGCCATCGCCGTTGCCGACCGGATCGTTCGTCCCATCCGGCTTCTGATCAGCGCAGCCGACAGCGTCGCCACGGGAGACTTGAACGTGGTCGTTCCGGTACGGGCGGCCGATGGCGATGTCGGCAGCCTGTCGCGCACCTTCAACAAGATGATTTCCGAGATTCGCAGCCAGCGCGACGAGATCCTCGAGGCCAAGGATGAGGTGGACGATCGCCGGCGGTTCATCGAGGCGGTTCTCTCGGGCGTGACCGCTGCCGTCATTGGCGTCGAGGACGACCGGCGGATCACCATCGTCAATCCGTCCGCTGAGGCGTTCCTGGGTCTGTCGGCCGAGCGGTTGATCGGGCGCAATCTCTCCGAAGTCGTGCCGGAGATCGACAGCGTCCTTTCGGAGGCTGCCTCCCGCGCCCGTAACGACTTCCGCAAGCAGGTCAACCTGATGCGGGGCGGCAAGGAGCGGACGCTGAGCGTCCAGGTGACGCGGGAAGAGCAGAGCACCTCTCGCGATTCCTATGTCATTACGCTCGACGACATCACCGACCTCGTCATCGCCCAGCGGTCGACCGCCTGGGCAGATGTGGCGCGTCGGATCGCGCACGAGATCAAGAATCCGCTGACGCCGATCCAGCTTTCGGCCGAGCGCTTGAAGCGCCGCTACGGCAAGCAGATCGCCGACGATGACCGGGCGGTCTTCGACCAGTGCACGGACACGATCGTGCGCCAGGTGGGGGATATCGGACGCATGGTGGACGAATTTTCCTCCTTTGCTCGGATGCCGAAGCCGGCGAAGGAGCAGACGGATCTGCGCGACATTCTGCGCGATGCGGTCTTCCTGAGGGAAATGGGTACCACCCACGTGGAGTTTCTGCGGGAACTGGGCGACGAGCCCCTGGTCGGAATGTTCGACGCGCGCATGCTCGGCCAGGCCTTCGGCAACCTCGTCAAGAATGCGGTGGAAGCCATTGAGGCCGTGCCGGGCGATCAGGAGCGCGAAGGGCGGAAGGTCTGGGTCAGGGCGAACTACGAACCGGCCCGCGATACTTTCGTTGTCGACATCATCGACAACGGCAGCGGGCTTCCGGCGGAGAACCGGCACCAGATTCTGGAGCCGTACATGACGATGCGCGAAAAGGGCACGGGACTTGGCCTGGCCATCGTCAAGAAGATCATCGAGGAGCATGGGGGGCAGATTGAACTGCATGATGCGCCCCCTGAGTTCGATCATGGCCGCGGTGCCATGATCAGGGTCCTGCTGCCGCACATGGTAGCGGGCGGGACCGGAACTGAAACTGATAGGGAACTCGCATATGGCGTCTGA
- a CDS encoding sigma-54-dependent transcriptional regulator: MASDILVVDDEVDIREIVSGILSDEGHETRTAHDSDSALAAISDRVPRLVFLDIWMQGSKLDGLALLDEIKNRHPDLPVVMISGHGNIETAVSAIKRGAFDFIEKPFKADRLILIAERALENSKLKREVSELKRRTGDAVELVGTSVAVSQLRQTIDKVAPTNSRIMILGPSGSGKELVARMIHRKSSRANGPFVALNAATITPDRMEIALFGTEGGPGQQRKIGALEEAHRGILYLDEVGEMPRETQNKILRVLVDQQFERVGGSKRVKVDVRIISSTAYNLESLIAESIFREDLYHRLAVVPVKVPALAERREDIPFLVDMFMRQISEQAGIRTRRIGEDAMAVLQAHDWPGNIRQLRNNIERLMILARGDSPDSVISADMLPTDLGDMLPKISSQGDHHIMTLPLREAREMFERDYLIAQINRFGGNISRTAEFVGMERSALHRKLKSLGV; the protein is encoded by the coding sequence ATGGCGTCTGATATTCTGGTCGTGGACGACGAGGTGGACATCCGCGAGATCGTTTCCGGAATCCTTTCCGACGAGGGTCACGAGACCCGGACGGCGCATGACAGCGACAGCGCGCTGGCCGCCATCTCCGATCGTGTGCCACGGCTCGTCTTTCTCGACATCTGGATGCAGGGCTCCAAGCTCGACGGCCTCGCCCTGCTCGACGAGATCAAGAACCGGCATCCTGACCTGCCCGTCGTGATGATTTCCGGTCACGGCAACATCGAGACCGCCGTGTCGGCGATCAAGCGCGGCGCCTTCGATTTCATCGAAAAGCCGTTCAAGGCAGACCGGCTGATCCTGATCGCCGAGCGGGCGCTGGAGAACTCGAAGCTGAAGCGCGAGGTCAGCGAGCTAAAGCGGCGGACCGGTGACGCCGTGGAACTCGTCGGCACCTCCGTTGCGGTGTCCCAGCTTCGCCAGACCATCGACAAGGTCGCGCCGACCAACAGCCGCATCATGATTCTCGGCCCGTCCGGCTCCGGAAAGGAACTGGTCGCCCGGATGATCCACCGCAAGTCGTCCCGCGCCAACGGTCCGTTCGTTGCCCTGAATGCGGCGACAATTACGCCAGACCGGATGGAGATCGCTCTCTTCGGCACCGAGGGCGGCCCTGGCCAGCAGCGCAAGATCGGCGCCTTGGAGGAGGCACATCGTGGCATCCTTTATCTCGACGAAGTAGGCGAGATGCCGCGCGAGACGCAGAATAAGATCCTCCGTGTCCTCGTCGACCAGCAGTTTGAGCGGGTCGGAGGTTCGAAGCGGGTCAAGGTGGACGTACGGATCATCTCATCGACCGCTTACAATCTGGAGAGCTTGATCGCCGAGAGCATCTTCCGCGAGGATCTTTACCACAGGCTCGCCGTCGTGCCGGTGAAGGTCCCGGCGCTGGCCGAGCGGCGCGAGGACATCCCCTTTCTGGTCGACATGTTCATGCGCCAGATTTCTGAACAGGCCGGCATTCGCACTCGCCGGATCGGCGAAGACGCTATGGCGGTGCTGCAGGCCCATGACTGGCCCGGCAATATCCGTCAGCTCCGCAACAATATCGAGCGGCTGATGATCTTGGCGCGAGGTGACAGCCCCGACAGCGTGATCTCGGCCGACATGCTGCCGACCGACCTCGGCGACATGCTCCCGAAGATTTCCTCCCAGGGCGATCACCACATCATGACCTTGCCGCTCCGCGAGGCCCGTGAAATGTTCGAACGCGATTACCTGATCGCGCAGATCAACCGCTTCGGCGGCAACATTTCGCGGACGGCGGAATTCGTCGGCATGGAACGGTCGGCCCTGCATCGCAAGCTCAAGTCCCTCGGCGTCTAG
- the trkA gene encoding Trk system potassium transporter TrkA has protein sequence MKVIICGAGQVGYGIAERLSQEDNDVSVIDTSASLVNAITETLDVRGYVGHGAHPDILAKAGAEQADMIIAVTLYDEVNIVACEVAQALFSVPTKIARIRAQSYLAPEYSDLFSRQNMSIDVTISPEIEVGKMVLRRISFPGATDIVRFAEDTIAMLAIECMEDCPVLNTPLQQLSQLFPDLMATVVGIYRNGRLAVSRSADQLEAGDLAYVICQRDHVRRTLGLFGHEEQEARRIIIAGGGNIGHYVARTIEQLQPRTRLKIIETDRERAAAISEQLRNAVVLHGSALDQNILQQADVQDADLFVSLTNSDQINILGAVMAKSLGCKSNLVLINSSSLNKVTQSLGIDAQINPRAVTISRVLQHVRKGRIRSVYAVQQGSAEVIEAEALETSPLVGKPFRELDLPDGIRIGAIYRGGTVIRPSGDTKIKAHDRVVLFSTAAAVKNVEQMFRVSIQYF, from the coding sequence ATGAAAGTTATTATTTGCGGAGCGGGGCAGGTCGGATACGGCATTGCCGAGCGCCTGTCCCAGGAAGACAACGACGTCTCCGTCATCGACACGTCCGCCTCGCTGGTGAACGCGATCACCGAGACGCTGGATGTGCGGGGCTATGTCGGGCACGGGGCGCATCCCGACATTTTGGCCAAGGCCGGCGCCGAACAGGCGGACATGATCATCGCCGTGACGCTTTACGACGAGGTCAATATCGTCGCCTGCGAGGTGGCCCAGGCTCTGTTCAGCGTCCCCACCAAGATTGCCCGAATCCGCGCCCAGAGCTATCTGGCACCGGAATATTCGGATCTCTTCAGCCGCCAGAACATGTCGATCGATGTGACCATCTCGCCGGAGATCGAGGTCGGCAAGATGGTGCTGCGGCGCATTTCCTTCCCAGGCGCGACGGACATCGTCCGGTTTGCAGAGGACACGATTGCCATGCTGGCAATCGAGTGCATGGAGGATTGCCCCGTCCTCAACACGCCGCTCCAGCAGTTGAGCCAGCTCTTCCCCGACCTGATGGCGACCGTTGTCGGCATCTACCGCAATGGCAGGCTGGCCGTCAGCCGGTCGGCGGACCAACTGGAAGCGGGAGATCTCGCCTATGTCATCTGCCAGCGTGACCACGTGCGTCGTACGCTGGGTCTCTTCGGGCATGAGGAACAGGAAGCGCGCCGCATCATCATCGCCGGCGGGGGCAACATCGGCCACTATGTCGCACGCACCATCGAACAACTCCAGCCGAGAACCAGGCTGAAGATCATCGAGACCGATCGCGAGCGCGCCGCCGCCATTTCCGAGCAATTGCGCAACGCGGTCGTCCTGCATGGCTCAGCCCTCGACCAGAACATCCTGCAGCAGGCGGATGTCCAGGACGCGGACCTCTTCGTCAGCCTGACCAACAGCGATCAGATCAACATCCTCGGGGCGGTGATGGCCAAGTCGCTCGGTTGCAAGTCGAACCTCGTGCTGATCAACAGCTCCTCGCTGAACAAGGTCACGCAGTCCCTCGGCATCGACGCGCAGATCAACCCGCGCGCCGTCACCATTTCCCGTGTGCTCCAGCATGTTCGCAAGGGACGCATCCGCTCCGTCTACGCCGTGCAACAGGGCTCGGCGGAGGTAATCGAGGCCGAGGCACTCGAGACGTCACCGCTGGTCGGCAAGCCTTTCCGCGAACTGGACCTGCCCGATGGCATCCGCATAGGCGCGATCTATCGCGGCGGTACCGTCATCCGCCCAAGCGGTGACACGAAGATCAAGGCGCATGATCGCGTCGTGCTGTTCTCCACCGCGGCGGCGGTCAAGAATGTCGAGCAGATGTTCCGCGTCTCCATTCAATATTTCTGA
- a CDS encoding D-amino-acid transaminase, protein MSRIAYVNGRYLPHSDAAIHIEDRGFQFADGVYEVCEVRDGLIIDLTRHLDRLDRSLRELRMASPMAREPLKLVIREVLRRNRVRNGLFYLQVTRGVARRDHYFPAAGTSPTLTITAKSVDPQPARARYETGIKVITVPENRWDRVDIKTVGLLPNVLVKQQAKDAGAQDAIFVDAAGKVTEAASSNVWIVSADGVLVTRPAEHGILRGVTRTTVLEVAASLSVPVEEREFTVEEMLAAREVFLTSATGSCVPVVAVDGRTIANGHPGSVAAALRGAFLHIAEKTPI, encoded by the coding sequence ATGTCCAGAATTGCCTATGTCAACGGCCGCTACCTTCCCCACTCCGACGCTGCCATCCACATCGAGGATCGCGGTTTCCAGTTCGCAGATGGTGTCTACGAGGTCTGCGAGGTTCGCGACGGACTGATCATCGACCTGACCCGGCATCTCGACCGGCTCGACCGGTCTCTCCGCGAACTGCGTATGGCAAGTCCGATGGCGCGTGAGCCGCTGAAGCTCGTCATCAGGGAAGTCCTCCGCCGCAACCGGGTCAGGAACGGTCTCTTCTACCTGCAGGTCACGCGCGGGGTCGCCCGTCGCGACCATTATTTCCCGGCCGCCGGCACTTCCCCGACGCTGACCATCACCGCAAAATCCGTCGATCCGCAGCCGGCCCGGGCGCGCTACGAGACGGGCATCAAGGTGATTACCGTGCCGGAGAACCGCTGGGACCGCGTCGACATCAAGACGGTCGGCCTTCTTCCCAATGTCCTGGTCAAGCAGCAGGCTAAGGATGCCGGCGCCCAGGACGCCATTTTCGTCGATGCCGCGGGCAAGGTCACCGAGGCGGCCTCCTCGAATGTCTGGATCGTCAGCGCCGACGGCGTGCTGGTGACCCGCCCGGCCGAGCACGGGATCCTGCGCGGCGTCACCCGCACGACAGTCCTCGAGGTGGCCGCCAGCCTCTCGGTCCCCGTCGAGGAGCGTGAGTTCACGGTCGAGGAGATGCTCGCGGCGCGCGAAGTCTTCCTCACCTCGGCGACGGGCTCGTGTGTGCCGGTAGTTGCCGTCGACGGACGGACCATCGCCAACGGTCATCCGGGCAGCGTCGCCGCCGCCCTGCGTGGTGCCTTTTTGCACATTGCGGAAAAGACGCCGATTTGA
- the hfq gene encoding RNA chaperone Hfq translates to MAERSQNLQDLFLNTVRKQKISLTIFLINGVKLTGVVTSFDNFCVLLRRDGHSQLVYKHAISTIMPGQPMQMFESEENAA, encoded by the coding sequence ATGGCGGAACGTTCTCAGAACTTGCAGGACCTGTTTCTTAATACTGTCCGTAAGCAAAAGATTTCTTTGACGATTTTTCTTATCAACGGTGTGAAGCTGACCGGCGTTGTCACCTCCTTCGACAATTTCTGCGTTCTCCTGCGCCGTGACGGCCATTCGCAACTCGTGTATAAGCACGCGATCTCTACCATCATGCCCGGCCAGCCGATGCAGATGTTCGAGAGCGAAGAAAACGCGGCCTGA
- the hflX gene encoding GTPase HflX codes for MIPETDRRRDDMRAVVLVPVLKNARASRAAQPEAAPAPQRSEEARLEEAIGLARAIDLEVVQGLIVQVSQPRPATLMGTGKIGEIKALLDQHDAGLVIVDHPLTPVQQRNLEKEWNAKVIDRTGLILEIFGRRASTKEGTLQVDLAHLNYQKGRLVRSWTHLERQRGGAGFMGGPGETQIEADRRLLQERIVKLERELEQVVRTRQLHRAKRRKVPHPIVALVGYTNAGKSTLFNRITGAGVLAEDMLFATLDPTLRRMKLPHGRTVILSDTVGFISDLPTHLVAAFRATLEEVLEADLILHVRDMSDPDNAAQSADVMRILSDLGIDEKEREARIIEVWNKIDRLDPEAHDAMAERASGRDNIMAVSAITGEGVDALLAEIARRLSGVLTETTVAIPADKLALVSWVYENAIVDERRDQEDGSVELDVRLSESQAAALERRLGNGPRPEKEDWER; via the coding sequence ATGATCCCGGAGACCGACCGTCGCCGGGACGACATGCGCGCCGTGGTGCTCGTGCCGGTGCTGAAGAACGCCCGCGCCTCCCGTGCAGCACAGCCTGAGGCTGCACCCGCACCCCAGCGGTCGGAGGAGGCACGCCTTGAGGAGGCCATCGGCCTTGCCCGGGCGATCGACCTCGAAGTCGTGCAGGGCCTGATCGTGCAGGTCTCCCAGCCCCGCCCGGCCACTCTTATGGGAACGGGCAAGATCGGCGAGATCAAGGCGCTGCTCGACCAGCACGACGCCGGCCTCGTCATCGTCGACCATCCGCTGACGCCGGTACAGCAGCGCAATCTCGAAAAGGAATGGAACGCCAAGGTCATCGACCGGACCGGTCTGATCCTGGAAATCTTCGGCCGCCGCGCCTCCACCAAGGAGGGCACGCTGCAGGTCGATCTCGCCCATCTGAATTACCAGAAGGGTCGCCTTGTCCGCAGCTGGACCCACCTTGAGCGGCAGCGCGGTGGCGCAGGCTTCATGGGTGGTCCCGGTGAAACGCAGATCGAGGCCGACCGGCGGCTGCTCCAGGAGCGCATCGTCAAGCTCGAACGCGAACTGGAGCAGGTGGTGCGGACCCGCCAGCTTCACCGCGCAAAGCGCCGAAAGGTGCCGCATCCGATCGTTGCCCTCGTCGGCTACACGAACGCCGGCAAGTCGACCCTCTTCAACCGCATCACCGGTGCCGGTGTTCTCGCCGAGGACATGCTGTTCGCCACGCTCGATCCGACGCTGCGCCGCATGAAGCTGCCGCACGGACGTACCGTCATCCTGTCCGATACCGTCGGCTTCATTTCGGATCTGCCGACCCACCTTGTTGCAGCCTTCCGCGCCACGCTCGAAGAGGTGCTCGAAGCCGACCTCATCCTGCATGTCCGCGACATGTCCGATCCTGACAACGCCGCGCAATCTGCAGACGTCATGCGCATCTTGTCCGATCTCGGGATCGACGAGAAGGAGCGGGAGGCGCGGATCATCGAGGTCTGGAACAAGATCGACCGCCTCGATCCCGAGGCCCATGATGCGATGGCGGAACGGGCAAGCGGCCGCGACAACATCATGGCCGTGTCGGCGATCACCGGCGAGGGCGTCGATGCGCTGCTGGCAGAGATCGCCCGCCGGCTGTCCGGCGTGCTGACCGAAACCACGGTCGCGATACCGGCAGACAAGCTGGCGCTCGTCTCCTGGGTCTACGAGAACGCGATCGTCGACGAGCGCCGAGACCAGGAGGACGGTTCGGTCGAACTTGACGTGCGGCTCTCCGAAAGCCAAGCGGCAGCGCTCGAGCGCCGGCTTGGCAACGGCCCGAGACCCGAGAAGGAAGACTGGGAGCGGTGA
- a CDS encoding YdeI/OmpD-associated family protein, which translates to MGDDERKIDAFFSDQERWHEELLALRKILLDCGLVETFKWSSPCYTVDDGNVALLWGFKDAATLGFFKGVLLKDPEKILIAPGENSRSSRILRFTDTAQIAGQEKTIRAFVSEAMELERAAAKVDMPKDDLDYPEELVSALEEDPELQAAFEGLTPGRRRGYVLHFSQAKQSQTRRARIDKHRSRILAGKGMHDR; encoded by the coding sequence ATGGGCGATGACGAGCGGAAGATCGATGCCTTCTTCTCCGATCAGGAGCGTTGGCACGAGGAACTCCTCGCCCTGAGAAAGATCCTCCTGGACTGCGGGCTAGTCGAAACGTTCAAATGGAGCTCCCCCTGCTACACCGTCGACGACGGCAATGTCGCGCTGCTGTGGGGTTTCAAGGATGCGGCCACGCTCGGCTTCTTCAAGGGCGTCCTCCTGAAGGACCCTGAGAAAATCCTCATCGCACCCGGAGAAAATTCCCGGTCCTCGCGCATCCTCCGCTTCACCGACACCGCGCAGATTGCCGGCCAGGAGAAGACGATCAGGGCGTTTGTTTCCGAGGCGATGGAACTGGAGCGCGCGGCTGCCAAGGTCGACATGCCGAAGGATGATCTCGATTATCCAGAGGAACTCGTCTCCGCCCTTGAGGAGGATCCTGAACTGCAAGCTGCCTTTGAAGGCCTGACGCCCGGCCGCCGGCGCGGCTATGTCCTCCATTTCTCGCAGGCCAAGCAGTCGCAGACGCGTCGCGCACGCATCGACAAGCATCGCAGCCGAATCCTGGCGGGCAAAGGGATGCACGACCGGTAG
- the mazG gene encoding nucleoside triphosphate pyrophosphohydrolase, which produces MEASRDISRLIEIMKALRDPQSGCPWDIVQTFETIKPYTIEEAYEVADAIERKDLDDLCEELGDLLLQVVYHAQMAEEAGEFSFGDVVHAVTRKMIRRHPHVFAISDVDTPDAVKVQWDEIKAEEKRERAERRARRGIEEDFKAGYLGSVQRSQPALTEALKLQQRAAKVGFDWSEAEPILDKIEEEIGELREALRGGQKDKVKDELGDLIFALVNIGRHVDADPEDALRGTNTKFRSRFRHIETELQKSGETLEAAPLERMEELWQAAKSGER; this is translated from the coding sequence ATGGAAGCTTCACGCGACATCTCTCGCCTGATCGAAATCATGAAGGCGCTGCGCGATCCGCAAAGCGGCTGCCCCTGGGACATCGTGCAGACCTTCGAGACGATCAAGCCCTATACGATCGAGGAGGCATACGAGGTGGCCGACGCCATCGAGCGTAAGGACCTCGACGACCTGTGCGAGGAGTTGGGCGACCTCCTGCTGCAGGTCGTCTACCACGCACAGATGGCCGAGGAGGCCGGTGAGTTCTCCTTCGGCGACGTCGTCCATGCTGTGACCCGCAAGATGATCCGCCGCCACCCGCATGTCTTCGCGATCTCGGACGTCGATACGCCAGACGCCGTCAAAGTCCAGTGGGACGAGATAAAGGCGGAGGAAAAGCGCGAGCGCGCCGAGCGGCGGGCACGGCGCGGGATCGAGGAAGACTTCAAGGCCGGTTATCTCGGCAGCGTGCAGCGAAGCCAGCCGGCGCTGACGGAAGCACTGAAGCTGCAGCAGCGGGCGGCGAAGGTCGGCTTCGACTGGTCGGAGGCCGAGCCGATCCTCGACAAGATCGAGGAGGAGATCGGCGAATTGCGCGAGGCGCTCCGCGGCGGACAGAAGGACAAGGTGAAGGACGAACTCGGCGACCTCATCTTCGCCCTGGTCAACATCGGCCGCCACGTCGACGCCGACCCGGAGGATGCGCTACGCGGCACGAACACGAAGTTCCGGAGTCGGTTCAGGCACATCGAGACAGAACTTCAGAAATCAGGCGAGACGCTAGAAGCGGCGCCGCTGGAGCGGATGGAGGAGCTCTGGCAGGCGGCGAAGTCGGGAGAGCGGTAG